One Streptomyces sp. NBC_01217 genomic region harbors:
- a CDS encoding HD domain-containing protein → MTDSSHGSSSAHEGNVHTSLRNRWQEALLGARGGAADPDPLPYAENLLVRWAEPQRRYHTTAHLVAVLDRIDTLAGYAADADAVRLAAWFHDAVYRPDRSENEERSAALAERALPEAGVPDGVTAEVARLVRLTVTHDPADDDTNGEVLCDADLAILAAAPKEYAAYAAQVREEYGFVPDDAFREGRAAVLRQLLGLPRLFRTPYGVEQWEPRARQNLLTELELLSS, encoded by the coding sequence ATGACCGACAGCTCTCACGGCAGCAGCAGCGCCCACGAAGGCAATGTCCACACCTCCCTCCGCAACCGCTGGCAGGAGGCGCTCCTCGGCGCCCGGGGCGGGGCGGCGGACCCCGATCCCCTGCCGTACGCCGAGAATCTGCTGGTGCGCTGGGCCGAGCCGCAGCGGCGCTACCACACCACCGCGCACCTGGTCGCCGTGCTCGACCGCATCGACACGCTCGCCGGGTACGCCGCCGACGCGGATGCCGTACGTCTCGCCGCCTGGTTCCACGATGCGGTCTACCGGCCCGACCGGTCCGAGAACGAGGAACGCAGCGCCGCCCTCGCCGAGCGCGCCCTGCCGGAGGCCGGCGTACCGGACGGGGTCACGGCCGAGGTCGCCCGGCTCGTCCGGCTCACCGTCACCCACGATCCGGCGGACGACGACACCAACGGCGAGGTGCTGTGCGACGCGGACCTCGCGATCCTCGCGGCGGCCCCGAAGGAGTACGCGGCCTACGCGGCGCAGGTGCGTGAGGAGTACGGCTTCGTGCCCGACGACGCGTTCCGGGAGGGGCGGGCGGCGGTCCTGCGTCAACTGCTCGGACTGCCGAGGCTGTTCCGTACGCCGTACGGGGTGGAGCAGTGGGAACCGCGGGCGCGGCAGAACCTGCTGACCGAGCTGGAACTGCTCTCGTCCTGA
- a CDS encoding Cmx/CmrA family chloramphenicol efflux MFS transporter has protein sequence MPLAVYILGLSVFALGTSEFMLSGLLPPIADDMDVSIPRAGLLISAFAIGMVIGAPLLAVATLRLPRRTTLIALISVFGLGQVAGALAPTYEVLFVSRVVSAFACAGFWAVGAAVAIAMVPVNARARAMAVMIGGLSIANVLGVPLGAFLGENLGWRSAFWAVGAASAVALVGVSTLIPRIPLPEQRPRLRQEISIYRDRQMWLSIVITALAAGGVFCAFSYLAPLLTDVAGLDSGWVPTVLALFGIGALVGTTIGGRVADAHLFGVLMSGIAASTVFLVALALFASNQAAAVGLSFLLGLSAFYTAPALNARMFNVAGAAPTLAGATTTAAFNLGNTGGPRLGGTVIDADFGFASTAWAGAAMTVLALVAVVFSLRLQSGVKSRRVTGSPAAAVSKAPSEACSPAV, from the coding sequence ATGCCCCTTGCCGTCTACATCCTGGGCCTCTCGGTCTTCGCGCTGGGCACCAGCGAGTTCATGCTCTCCGGGCTGCTGCCACCCATCGCCGACGACATGGACGTGTCCATCCCCCGGGCCGGACTCCTCATATCCGCCTTCGCGATCGGCATGGTGATCGGCGCCCCGCTGCTCGCCGTGGCCACGCTCCGGCTGCCTCGCCGGACGACGCTGATCGCCCTGATCTCCGTCTTCGGCCTCGGCCAGGTCGCAGGCGCGCTGGCTCCGACGTACGAGGTGCTCTTCGTCTCCCGCGTCGTGAGCGCCTTCGCCTGCGCCGGGTTCTGGGCGGTGGGTGCGGCGGTCGCCATCGCGATGGTGCCGGTGAATGCGCGGGCCCGTGCGATGGCCGTGATGATCGGCGGTCTGTCGATCGCCAATGTGCTGGGCGTGCCGCTCGGTGCCTTCCTGGGTGAGAACCTCGGCTGGCGGTCGGCGTTCTGGGCCGTGGGCGCGGCGTCGGCCGTGGCGCTGGTCGGGGTGTCGACGCTGATTCCGCGCATTCCGCTGCCGGAGCAGAGGCCGCGGCTCAGGCAGGAGATCAGCATCTACCGGGACCGACAGATGTGGCTGTCGATCGTGATCACCGCGCTCGCGGCGGGCGGTGTCTTCTGCGCGTTCAGCTATCTGGCCCCGCTGCTGACGGATGTCGCCGGGCTGGACTCGGGCTGGGTGCCGACGGTGCTGGCGCTGTTCGGGATCGGTGCGCTGGTCGGTACGACGATCGGCGGCCGGGTCGCGGACGCGCATCTCTTCGGGGTGCTGATGAGCGGCATCGCGGCCTCGACGGTCTTCCTGGTCGCCCTGGCTCTGTTCGCCTCGAACCAGGCCGCCGCGGTCGGGCTCTCGTTCCTGCTGGGCCTGTCGGCGTTCTACACGGCTCCGGCACTCAACGCCCGGATGTTCAATGTGGCGGGCGCCGCTCCGACCCTGGCCGGTGCGACGACGACGGCCGCGTTCAACCTGGGCAACACGGGCGGCCCCCGGCTCGGCGGCACGGTGATCGACGCGGACTTCGGTTTCGCGTCGACCGCGTGGGCAGGCGCGGCGATGACGGTGCTGGCGCTGGTGGCCGTGGTGTTCTCGCTGCGGCTGCAGAGCGGGGTCAAGTCGCGCCGGGTGACGGGTTCGCCCGCCGCAGCGGTGTCAAAGGCGCCCTCGGAGGCGTGCAGTCCCGCGGTGTGA
- a CDS encoding MurR/RpiR family transcriptional regulator, whose protein sequence is MTNDLKESFSTDSPPAPAALAAKVRTLAPSMTRSMQRVAEAVAGDPAGCAALTVTGLAELTGTSEATVVRTARLLGYPGYRDLRLALAGLAAHQQSGRAPSVTADIAVDDPIADVVAKLAYDEQQTLADTAAGLDTVQLGAAVAAAATARRIDIYGVGASSLVGQDLAQKLARIGLIAHSHTDPHLAVTNAVQLRSGDVAIAITHSGSTVDVIEPLRVAFDRGATTIAITGRPDGPVTQYADHVLTTSTARESELRPAAMSSRTSQLLVVDCLFIGVAQRTYETAAPALAASYEALAHRHTPRPR, encoded by the coding sequence GTGACCAATGACCTGAAGGAAAGTTTCAGCACTGATTCACCGCCCGCCCCGGCAGCTCTCGCAGCCAAGGTGCGCACGCTCGCGCCGTCCATGACCCGCTCCATGCAGCGCGTCGCCGAGGCCGTCGCCGGTGACCCCGCAGGCTGTGCCGCCCTCACGGTCACGGGTCTCGCCGAGCTCACCGGCACCAGCGAGGCGACCGTGGTCCGCACGGCCCGTCTCCTCGGTTATCCCGGCTACCGCGATCTTCGCCTGGCCCTCGCCGGGCTCGCCGCGCACCAGCAGTCGGGCCGGGCGCCCTCCGTCACGGCGGACATAGCGGTCGACGACCCGATCGCCGATGTGGTCGCCAAGCTGGCCTACGACGAGCAGCAGACCCTCGCCGACACGGCCGCGGGGCTCGACACCGTCCAGCTCGGTGCCGCGGTGGCCGCCGCCGCCACCGCCCGGCGCATCGACATCTACGGCGTGGGCGCCTCCTCCCTCGTCGGCCAGGACCTGGCGCAGAAGCTGGCCCGTATCGGCCTGATCGCGCACTCGCACACGGACCCGCACCTCGCGGTGACCAACGCCGTGCAGCTCCGCTCCGGCGATGTGGCCATCGCGATCACGCACTCCGGCTCGACCGTCGACGTCATAGAGCCGCTGCGGGTCGCCTTCGACCGCGGTGCGACGACGATCGCGATCACCGGCCGCCCCGACGGCCCGGTCACGCAGTACGCCGACCACGTGCTGACGACGTCCACCGCCCGGGAGAGCGAGCTGCGGCCCGCCGCCATGTCGAGCCGTACGAGCCAGCTGCTCGTCGTCGACTGCCTGTTCATAGGCGTCGCGCAGCGCACATACGAAACGGCCGCACCGGCGCTGGCCGCCTCCTACGAGGCGCTGGCCCACCGCCACACCCCAAGACCGCGCTGA
- the murQ gene encoding N-acetylmuramic acid 6-phosphate etherase, with translation MTSTTEADTTTPDGYGELRAQLETLTTEAFRPELAEIDRLDTLEIARIMNGEDQSVPAAVAARLPEIAAAIDGTAERMARGGRLIYAGAGTAGRLGVLDASECPPTFNTDPSEVVGLIAGGPSAMVKAVEGAEDSKELAAADLDALDLTANDTVVGISASGRTPYAIGAVEHARTRGALTIGLSCNADSALAAAAEHGIEVVVGPELLTGSTRLKAGTAQKLVLNMLSTITMIRLGKTYGNLMVDVRASNEKLRARSRRIVSLATGASDEEIEAALAATDGEVKNAILTILGRVDGPTAATLLTASDGHLRAALAAAPRTT, from the coding sequence ATGACCTCCACCACCGAAGCCGACACCACCACCCCCGACGGATACGGGGAGCTGCGCGCCCAGCTCGAAACGCTCACGACCGAGGCGTTCCGGCCCGAGCTCGCCGAGATCGACCGCCTGGACACGCTTGAGATCGCCCGGATCATGAACGGCGAGGACCAGTCGGTCCCGGCCGCGGTCGCCGCCCGGCTGCCCGAGATCGCCGCCGCCATCGACGGCACCGCCGAGCGCATGGCCCGCGGCGGCCGGCTGATCTACGCGGGCGCGGGCACGGCGGGCCGGCTCGGCGTGCTGGACGCCAGCGAGTGCCCGCCCACCTTCAACACCGACCCCTCCGAGGTCGTCGGCCTGATCGCGGGCGGCCCGTCCGCGATGGTCAAGGCCGTCGAAGGCGCCGAGGACAGCAAGGAGCTGGCCGCCGCCGACCTCGACGCCCTGGACCTCACCGCAAACGACACCGTGGTCGGCATCTCCGCCTCCGGCCGTACGCCGTACGCGATCGGAGCCGTGGAGCACGCCCGTACCAGGGGCGCGCTGACCATCGGGCTCTCCTGCAACGCGGACTCCGCACTGGCCGCCGCGGCCGAGCACGGCATCGAGGTCGTCGTCGGCCCGGAGCTGCTCACCGGCTCCACCCGGCTCAAGGCAGGCACGGCACAGAAGCTCGTCCTCAACATGCTCTCGACGATCACGATGATCCGGCTCGGCAAGACGTACGGGAATCTGATGGTCGACGTCCGCGCTTCCAACGAGAAACTGCGCGCCCGCTCCCGCCGGATCGTCTCGCTCGCCACCGGAGCGTCCGACGAGGAGATCGAGGCCGCCCTCGCCGCCACCGACGGCGAGGTGAAGAACGCCATCCTCACGATCCTCGGCCGGGTCGACGGCCCCACCGCCGCCACCCTGCTGACCGCGTCCGACGGCCACCTCCGTGCCGCCCTCGCCGCAGCCCCCCGTACCACCTGA
- a CDS encoding PTS transporter subunit EIIC yields the protein MATEDKNRATAAAILPLVGGAENISSIAHCMTRLRLGLHDRSLVDEEALKAIPAVMGVVDDDTYQIVLGPGTVARVTPEFEQLVEESRAAAPEAAAPTSTPASASASASASADELAAQGAAMRAARKAKNATPFKLFLRRIANIFVPLIPALIGCGIIAGLNGLLVNLGWLTSVTPALAAMASGFMALIAVFVGFNTAKEFGGTPILGGAVAAIIVFPGVANIEAFGQKLSPGQGGVLGALGAAVLAVYVEKWCRRWVPEALDVLLTPTLTVLVSGLVTIFGLMYVAGEVSTAIGTFADWLLSNGGAGAGFVLGGFFLPLVMLGLHQALIPIHTTLIEQQGYTVLLPILAMAGAGQVGAAAAVYFRLPRNESIRRTIKSALPAGLLGVGEPLIYGVSLPLGRPFITACVGGAFGGGFVGLFNQLGDKVGSTAIGPSGWALFPLLDGNHGLGTTIAIYAGGLLVGYVAGFVATYFFGFSKDLLAEFNVSQEPAASPIAATGGPTTGPDTPAREPAGV from the coding sequence ATGGCAACAGAAGACAAGAACCGCGCCACCGCCGCCGCGATCCTTCCGCTCGTCGGTGGCGCCGAGAACATCAGCTCCATCGCCCACTGCATGACCCGGCTCCGGCTGGGCCTGCACGACCGCTCGCTCGTCGACGAGGAGGCCCTGAAGGCGATACCCGCCGTCATGGGCGTCGTCGACGACGACACGTACCAGATCGTCCTCGGCCCGGGCACGGTCGCCCGGGTCACGCCGGAGTTCGAACAGCTGGTGGAGGAGTCCAGGGCAGCGGCCCCCGAAGCGGCGGCCCCCACCTCCACTCCCGCCTCCGCCTCCGCCTCCGCCTCCGCCTCCGCGGACGAGCTGGCCGCTCAGGGCGCGGCGATGAGGGCGGCGCGGAAGGCGAAGAACGCCACCCCGTTCAAGCTCTTCCTGCGCCGGATCGCGAACATCTTCGTCCCGCTGATCCCGGCGCTCATCGGCTGCGGCATCATCGCCGGTCTCAACGGCCTGCTGGTGAACCTGGGCTGGCTGACGTCGGTCACGCCCGCGCTGGCCGCGATGGCATCCGGCTTCATGGCACTGATCGCCGTGTTCGTCGGCTTCAACACGGCGAAGGAGTTCGGCGGTACGCCGATCCTGGGCGGTGCGGTCGCCGCGATCATCGTCTTCCCGGGCGTCGCGAACATCGAGGCGTTCGGCCAGAAGCTCTCCCCGGGCCAGGGCGGTGTGCTGGGCGCCCTCGGCGCGGCGGTGCTCGCGGTGTACGTGGAGAAGTGGTGCCGCCGCTGGGTGCCCGAGGCGCTGGACGTACTGCTCACGCCGACGCTAACGGTCCTGGTCTCCGGCCTGGTGACGATCTTCGGTCTGATGTACGTGGCCGGTGAGGTCTCCACCGCCATCGGTACGTTCGCCGACTGGCTGCTCTCCAACGGCGGTGCGGGCGCGGGCTTCGTTCTCGGCGGTTTCTTCCTGCCCCTGGTGATGCTGGGCCTGCACCAGGCGCTCATCCCGATCCACACCACCCTGATCGAGCAGCAGGGCTACACGGTCCTGCTCCCGATCCTCGCGATGGCGGGCGCCGGCCAGGTCGGCGCGGCGGCGGCGGTCTACTTCCGTCTCCCCCGCAACGAGTCGATCCGCCGCACCATCAAGTCCGCCCTCCCGGCCGGTCTGCTGGGCGTCGGCGAACCGCTGATCTACGGCGTCTCGCTCCCGCTGGGCCGGCCGTTCATCACGGCGTGCGTGGGCGGTGCGTTCGGCGGCGGCTTCGTCGGCCTGTTCAACCAGCTCGGCGACAAGGTCGGCTCCACGGCCATCGGCCCGTCCGGCTGGGCCCTGTTCCCCCTCCTCGACGGCAACCACGGCCTGGGCACCACGATCGCCATCTACGCGGGCGGCCTCCTGGTCGGCTACGTCGCCGGGTTCGTCGCGACGTACTTCTTCGGCTTCAGCAAGGACCTGCTGGCGGAGTTCAACGTCTCCCAGGAACCGGCGGCCTCCCCGATCGCCGCCACGGGCGGCCCGACGACCGGCCCCGACACCCCGGCAAGGGAACCGGCCGGAGTCTGA
- a CDS encoding DUF6177 family protein, which produces MTQDVIALTPQTPDSKTLLAGLHAGGPELRVNAAGGGAVAQLCTANGQALVSLEAPRYVQVPGEAARLFGPAVDAESPVWWTEARAITAVEEAGRLAGAIAGRLTAVLGGSVWPRGAGRTDVVVDLVDAGTAAAPMGVDMLTDRATVVIQGRPVVAATTWLTHVVRNTVRTGRELHIVTPPGTRLTFPARTLLHYALGDGTNPAAWERLRQINDHLSGDRSRRHV; this is translated from the coding sequence ATGACCCAGGACGTCATCGCCCTCACCCCGCAGACGCCGGATAGCAAGACGCTGTTGGCCGGGCTCCACGCCGGTGGTCCCGAGTTGCGGGTGAATGCGGCGGGGGGTGGGGCTGTTGCTCAGTTGTGCACCGCCAATGGGCAGGCTCTGGTTTCGCTCGAAGCGCCACGGTACGTCCAAGTGCCGGGCGAGGCGGCCCGGTTGTTCGGGCCGGCGGTGGATGCGGAGTCGCCCGTCTGGTGGACCGAGGCGCGGGCCATCACGGCTGTGGAGGAGGCCGGGCGGCTGGCCGGGGCCATCGCCGGACGCCTGACGGCCGTACTCGGGGGCAGCGTCTGGCCGCGCGGGGCGGGTCGTACCGATGTCGTGGTCGATCTCGTCGACGCCGGCACGGCAGCGGCTCCCATGGGAGTCGACATGCTCACCGACAGAGCCACCGTCGTCATCCAGGGCCGTCCCGTCGTCGCCGCCACGACCTGGCTGACCCACGTGGTGCGCAACACGGTCCGCACCGGGCGCGAGCTGCACATCGTCACCCCGCCCGGCACCCGGCTCACGTTCCCCGCCCGCACACTGCTGCACTATGCGCTCGGCGACGGAACGAATCCCGCCGCCTGGGAGCGCCTCCGGCAGATCAACGACCACCTGAGCGGCGACCGGTCCCGGCGGCACGTGTAG
- a CDS encoding Uma2 family endonuclease, with protein sequence MTAAMVENDQASEGRPWDYLLQTWRELDVPEGWRAEIDEGQIVLVPPPHAHHNGIAARVQRRLYKDLPDELEIYQTLGIHVAPLDKLYVPDLVVMPSEIIDAADPDTSDPMDASEALLIVEITSKGNAREDRTKKYRAYARAGVPMYLLIDRFDTRGAMATLFTEPNEDGTYKQSDPVPFGKPLTLPEPFGTTLLTEEFPV encoded by the coding sequence ATGACCGCCGCGATGGTCGAGAACGACCAGGCCTCTGAGGGCCGCCCGTGGGACTACCTGCTGCAGACATGGCGTGAACTGGACGTGCCCGAGGGGTGGCGCGCCGAGATCGACGAAGGGCAGATCGTCTTGGTACCTCCGCCTCATGCGCATCACAACGGCATCGCCGCCAGAGTGCAGCGCAGGCTCTACAAAGATCTTCCCGATGAACTGGAGATCTACCAGACCCTCGGTATTCACGTGGCCCCGCTCGACAAGCTCTACGTGCCGGATCTTGTGGTCATGCCCTCGGAGATCATCGACGCCGCCGATCCGGACACCAGCGATCCGATGGACGCGTCGGAGGCCCTGCTCATCGTCGAGATCACGTCGAAGGGGAACGCCCGGGAGGACCGCACGAAGAAGTACCGGGCCTATGCGCGCGCGGGTGTGCCGATGTATTTGCTGATCGACCGGTTCGACACGCGTGGGGCGATGGCCACCCTGTTCACGGAGCCGAACGAGGACGGGACGTACAAGCAGTCCGACCCGGTGCCGTTCGGTAAGCCGCTCACGTTGCCGGAGCCCTTCGGTACGACGCTGCTCACGGAGGAGTTCCCGGTCTGA
- a CDS encoding DUF4031 domain-containing protein: MTVYIDPPDWPGHGRLWSHLVSDVSFEELHAFAASIGCPPRAFERDHYDVPESRYEDAVRAGARQIGSKELVRRITQAGLRRPKGRPAPGG; encoded by the coding sequence GTGACGGTCTACATCGACCCGCCGGACTGGCCCGGACACGGGCGCCTCTGGTCGCACCTGGTCAGCGATGTGTCCTTCGAGGAACTGCATGCCTTCGCGGCATCGATCGGCTGCCCGCCGCGAGCGTTCGAACGGGACCACTACGACGTACCGGAATCGCGGTACGAGGACGCGGTACGGGCCGGGGCCCGGCAGATCGGCTCGAAGGAACTCGTCCGCCGGATCACGCAGGCCGGTCTGCGTCGGCCGAAGGGACGCCCGGCACCGGGTGGCTGA